A segment of the Catenuloplanes nepalensis genome:
GTCGACGATGGTGACGCGCCGGGGCGCGGGCTTGTCCACCGGGTCTCCTCTGCGCTGTGCGGTCCTGCCCCGAGCCTACTGATCACCGGGGTGCGGAGCGCGTCCACGGCGCCGCCGCGCTCAGGGGCCACGTCGTCTCCTGAGGAGCGGTGAACGGCGGCACCGGAGTCCCGACAAGCGATCATCGTCGATCGGTTTTACGGTGGCGGGCATGGCTGTTCATTCTCTGGCCGGTGCCGCGCTGGCGGCCGCGCTCGGCCTCTCCGGTGTCGTGGCCGGTGAACCACGGACGTTCGTGGGCGAAGGGTCCAGCAGCTTCGGGCTCGCCTACGTCTACGCGCAGGCCGACGCGCTCAACCAGGCTTCCTGGGCCGGGTACGCGGCGGCGGAGTGCCGGGAGACCGGCAGTGTCGTCTGGCCGGGTGGCTACACCGCCACGGTCTGGTACGAGTGCGTGCGTCCGGACCGACCATGACGTACCCCGTCTCAATGCCAGAGGTTTTCGGTATTGGACAGTGAAGATCATGGATGTCAGCCTTCTGGGGTGACAGCAAATCAACGACAGCGGGCGGCCGGCCGGCGGTGCGCGGCATGAGGATCGACTTCGCCGGGCGGCGGGTGCTGGTGACCGCCTCGACCTCCGGGATCGGCTTCGCAGCGGCGGAAGGGTTCGCGGCGGGCGGCGCGCACGTCGTCATCAACGGGCGCGGCGCGGCGGGTGTCGAGGCCGCGCTGGCGCGCCTGCCCGGCTCGGTCGCGGGGTTCGCCGGGGATCTCGGCACCGAGTCCGCGTGCGCGCGGCTGGTGGCGGAGCATCCGGAGTTCGACATCGTCGTCAACAACCTCGGCGTGTACGGGCCGGGGGACTTCTTCGAGACGCCGGACAGCGAGTGGGACCGGTTCTTCCGGACCAACGTGATGTCCGGTGTCCGGCTGTCCCGGGCGTACGCGCCGGGCATGGTGGCCCGCGGCTGGGGCCGGATCGTGTTCGTCTCGTCCGAGTCGGCGCTGAACGTCCCGCCGGACATGATCCACTACGGCTTCACCAAGACGGCGCAGCTGTCCGTCTCACGGGGCCTTGCCAAACGCCTCGCGGGTACCGGGGTGACCGTCAACGCGGTGCTGCCCGGCCCGACCGCGACCGAGGGCACCGAGGCGATGCTCCGGCCGGATATGGACCGCACCGGCGGCGGCTTCGACCGGGTGCTGACGGACTTCGTCGCCACCGAGCGCGGGTCCTCGATCCTGCGCCGCGCGACCACCTCCGCCGAGGTCGCCAACATGATCCTCTACGTGGCCTCCGCGCAGGCGTCCGGCACCACCGGCGCGGCCCTGCGCGTGGACGGCGGCGTCGTCGACAGCATCGTCTGACCAGCTCAACCGCCCGGTGAACGGGCCTCGGAAAGGAAACACCATGAACCACCCGATCCTCACCGCGATCGACGAGCGCCGCACGATCAACCTGTTCGACCCGGCCCGCACGCTGAGCGAGGAGCAGGTCGCCGAGCTGGCCGGCTTCGCGACCCGCGCGCCGAGCTCGTTCAACCTGCAGAACTACCGGTTCATCGCGGCGCACACGCCCGAGGCCAGGCTGCGCCTGCGGCGGATCGCCTGGAACCAGGCGAAGGTCACCGACGCGGGCGTCACCTTCGTCGTCGTCGGGCGGATGACCGACCACGAGGAGACGCTCACCCGGCTCCGGCCGACCGTGGACGCCGGCATCATGCCGGAGCGGGTCGCCGCGGACTGGGCGGCCGGTGCGAAGAGCCTCTACCACGAGCAGCCGTGGCGGCAGCGCGACGAGGCGGTCCGCTCGGCCACGTTCGCGGCGGCCACGATGATCTTCGCGGCGCACGCGATGGGCCTGGGCGCCGGCCCGATGAGCGGGTTCGACCAGGATGCCGTGTCCGCGGAGTTCGGGCTGGCGCCGGACGAGTTCCCGGTGATGCTGCTGGCGATCGGCCACCCCGCGCCGGGCAACTGGCCGCAGAAGGCCCGCCGCCCGGTCGCGGACGTCCTCGACGTCGTCTGAAGGGGCGCGCGGATACGCTGAAGCCCTGGTCACGAACCCGTCGGGAGTATTCATGGAACTGCGGTACCTGGCGGCGTTCGTGGCCGTGGCCGAGGAGCTGCACTTCGGCCGCGCCGCGCGGCGCCTGCACATGGCCCAGCCGCCGCTCAGCCAGCTGATCCGCCAGCTGGAACGCGAACTCGGCGTGCAACTGTTCGAGCGCAGCACTCGCAGCGTGCGGCTGACCAGCGCGGGTGAGTCGTTCCTCGAGCCGGCGCGCCGGGTCCTCGACGACGTGGACCTGGCGAAGCTGGCGGTCAAGGCGGCCGCGACCGGGGAGTACGGCCGGGTCGTGGTCGGCTTCGCCGGCGCGTCCAGCCACGCCGCGCTGCCCCGGCTGGCCCGCGCGGTCCGGGCCGCGCACCCCGGCATCGACCTGGTGATGAAGGTGCAGACGTACGCGAGCGTGGCCCTGGACGGCGTCGCGGACGGCACGCTCGACCTGAGCTTCGTGCGGCTGCCCGCGGACCGGCCCGGCGTGCGCACCCGGGTCATCGACAACGACGAGCTGGTCTGCGCGCTCGCCGAGGACCATCCGCTGGCCGGCGAGACCGCGATCGACCTCGCCGACCTGGCGTTCGAGCCGTTCGTCAGCCTTCCCGCGCACGCCGGGTCGACGCTGCGCGACGCGATGGTCGGCG
Coding sequences within it:
- a CDS encoding SDR family NAD(P)-dependent oxidoreductase; the protein is MRIDFAGRRVLVTASTSGIGFAAAEGFAAGGAHVVINGRGAAGVEAALARLPGSVAGFAGDLGTESACARLVAEHPEFDIVVNNLGVYGPGDFFETPDSEWDRFFRTNVMSGVRLSRAYAPGMVARGWGRIVFVSSESALNVPPDMIHYGFTKTAQLSVSRGLAKRLAGTGVTVNAVLPGPTATEGTEAMLRPDMDRTGGGFDRVLTDFVATERGSSILRRATTSAEVANMILYVASAQASGTTGAALRVDGGVVDSIV
- a CDS encoding nitroreductase family protein, with product MNHPILTAIDERRTINLFDPARTLSEEQVAELAGFATRAPSSFNLQNYRFIAAHTPEARLRLRRIAWNQAKVTDAGVTFVVVGRMTDHEETLTRLRPTVDAGIMPERVAADWAAGAKSLYHEQPWRQRDEAVRSATFAAATMIFAAHAMGLGAGPMSGFDQDAVSAEFGLAPDEFPVMLLAIGHPAPGNWPQKARRPVADVLDVV
- a CDS encoding LysR family transcriptional regulator, giving the protein MELRYLAAFVAVAEELHFGRAARRLHMAQPPLSQLIRQLERELGVQLFERSTRSVRLTSAGESFLEPARRVLDDVDLAKLAVKAAATGEYGRVVVGFAGASSHAALPRLARAVRAAHPGIDLVMKVQTYASVALDGVADGTLDLSFVRLPADRPGVRTRVIDNDELVCALAEDHPLAGETAIDLADLAFEPFVSLPAHAGSTLRDAMVGVCEERGGFTPRVVQEAPDSNTVLALVSAGVGVTITLTSVEHVCRGGLVYLPLAGPSVPMRAALAWRPDNPSAALRAVLAVAEEVLPTPPE